One window of the Rufibacter radiotolerans genome contains the following:
- a CDS encoding acyl-CoA dehydrogenase family protein, giving the protein MATDNSVAPDYFNIDDLLTEEHKLIRQSMREFVKREISPNIEKWAQDAHFPSEIVPKFGEVGAFGPTIPTEYGGGGLDYISYGIIMQEIERGDSGMRSTASVQGSLVMYPIYAYGSEEQRKKYLPKLASGEWLGCFGLTEPDFGSNPGGMVTNIKDMGDHYLLNGSKLWISNSPECQVAVVWAKNEQGRIKGLIVERGMEGFTTPEIHNKWSLRASCTGELVFDNVKVPKENLLPNVDGLKGPLGCLDSARYGIAWGAIGAAIDCYQSALNYAKQRIQFDKPIAGFQLIQKKLAEMVTEITKAQLMVWQLGVLKNEGKATTQQISMAKRNSVDMALHIAREARQIHGGMGITGEYPIMRHMMNLESVITYEGTHDIHLLITGADITGIQAFK; this is encoded by the coding sequence ATGGCTACAGACAATTCCGTTGCTCCAGATTATTTCAATATAGATGATCTGCTTACTGAAGAGCACAAGCTCATCAGGCAGTCTATGCGGGAATTCGTGAAACGCGAGATCTCGCCTAACATAGAAAAATGGGCCCAGGACGCGCATTTCCCCAGTGAGATTGTGCCTAAGTTTGGCGAAGTAGGCGCGTTTGGTCCAACCATCCCCACGGAGTACGGCGGCGGTGGCCTGGATTACATCAGCTACGGCATTATCATGCAGGAGATTGAGCGCGGCGACAGCGGTATGCGGTCTACGGCTTCAGTGCAGGGTTCTTTGGTGATGTACCCCATCTATGCTTACGGCTCTGAGGAGCAGCGCAAGAAATACCTGCCCAAACTCGCCAGCGGTGAATGGCTGGGCTGCTTTGGACTGACCGAGCCTGACTTCGGGTCTAACCCGGGCGGCATGGTGACCAACATAAAAGACATGGGCGACCATTACCTGCTCAACGGCTCTAAGCTCTGGATCTCTAATTCCCCTGAGTGCCAGGTGGCGGTAGTTTGGGCCAAAAACGAGCAGGGTCGCATTAAAGGCCTGATTGTAGAGCGCGGCATGGAAGGCTTCACTACCCCAGAGATCCACAATAAATGGAGCTTGCGCGCTTCCTGCACCGGCGAGTTGGTGTTTGACAATGTGAAAGTGCCCAAAGAAAACCTGCTGCCAAACGTGGATGGCCTGAAAGGCCCGTTGGGTTGCCTGGACTCAGCCCGGTACGGCATTGCCTGGGGCGCCATTGGGGCCGCTATTGACTGCTACCAGTCGGCCCTCAACTATGCCAAGCAGCGCATTCAGTTTGACAAGCCCATTGCCGGTTTCCAGCTTATTCAGAAGAAACTGGCCGAGATGGTCACCGAAATCACCAAAGCCCAGTTGATGGTTTGGCAGTTAGGGGTTTTGAAGAACGAAGGAAAGGCCACCACCCAGCAGATTTCCATGGCCAAGCGCAACAGCGTGGACATGGCCCTGCACATCGCCCGTGAGGCGCGGCAGATCCATGGCGGCATGGGCATTACCGGCGAGTACCCTATCATGCGCCACATGATGAACCTGGAAAGCGTAATCACCTATGAGGGCACCCATGACATTCACCTGCTCATTACCGGCGCAGACATTACCGGTATACAGGCGTTTAAATAG
- a CDS encoding YceI family protein — protein MRSRNLFVWCLLPLVLTTLAAWAPTSKGYNSAKWVISASSNLRVNGSTNVNKFVCEINGYDQVDTLSVMENSKMVKLWGSLNLDIENFDCHNPVMTRDLQKTLKAKQYPQLCINFLSLNKFPELSRKPEHITGWVDIDLAGVRKRVEVTYKISVDANKNIHLIGEREVKFSDFNLVPPTKFKGMVQTKENLNITFHLQLKPIAS, from the coding sequence ATGCGTAGTAGAAACTTATTTGTATGGTGTCTGCTTCCTTTGGTCCTTACCACGCTGGCAGCCTGGGCCCCCACAAGCAAAGGGTACAACAGTGCAAAATGGGTCATTAGCGCCAGCAGCAATCTGCGTGTGAACGGTAGTACCAACGTCAATAAATTTGTCTGCGAGATCAACGGATATGACCAGGTAGACACCCTCTCTGTCATGGAGAACAGCAAAATGGTGAAGCTGTGGGGAAGCCTGAACCTGGACATTGAGAACTTTGACTGCCATAACCCAGTCATGACCCGCGACCTCCAGAAAACCCTGAAAGCCAAACAGTATCCGCAGCTTTGCATTAATTTTCTGTCTTTGAACAAGTTTCCGGAGCTTAGCCGCAAGCCAGAGCACATTACCGGCTGGGTAGACATAGACTTGGCCGGGGTACGCAAACGGGTGGAGGTTACCTACAAAATATCTGTAGACGCCAACAAGAACATTCACCTGATTGGCGAGCGCGAGGTAAAGTTCTCTGATTTCAACCTGGTGCCGCCCACCAAATTCAAGGGGATGGTGCAGACCAAAGAAAACCTGAACATTACCTTCCACCTGCAACTCAAGCCCATTGCTTCTTAA
- a CDS encoding YceI family protein — MKTQNFISRLNVIPAFLVAILFFALPQFSQAQTAYGLVPGKQGSIKVLGTSNVHDWEMASTTMDSKGEFKFDSNNALQSISNFTFTVAVKTIKSESSSMDSRMYKAIKAEEYPKIVYNLRSTQVTPVSKNKFLVKAIGDLTIAGAKQPIAMDVNVVVNPDNTLSITGTEKIKQTDYKLTPPSFMAGAMKVGNDLTIKYALNYKK, encoded by the coding sequence ATGAAAACTCAGAATTTCATTTCCCGCTTAAACGTCATCCCGGCCTTTTTAGTGGCTATCCTGTTTTTTGCGCTTCCTCAGTTCTCCCAAGCCCAAACCGCTTACGGACTGGTACCTGGCAAACAGGGTTCCATTAAAGTACTAGGTACTTCTAATGTGCACGACTGGGAAATGGCCTCTACCACCATGGACAGCAAAGGCGAGTTCAAGTTTGACAGCAACAACGCCCTGCAATCTATCAGCAACTTCACGTTTACGGTAGCGGTCAAAACCATTAAGAGCGAATCTTCTTCTATGGACAGCCGCATGTACAAAGCGATCAAAGCAGAGGAGTACCCAAAAATTGTCTATAACCTGCGCTCTACCCAAGTGACTCCGGTAAGTAAAAACAAGTTCCTGGTGAAAGCCATTGGAGACCTGACCATTGCCGGTGCCAAGCAACCCATTGCCATGGATGTGAACGTGGTGGTAAACCCAGACAACACCTTAAGCATTACCGGCACTGAGAAAATAAAACAAACCGATTACAAATTGACACCTCCCAGCTTTATGGCCGGTGCTATGAAGGTAGGCAATGACCTTACCATCAAATACGCCCTCAACTATAAAAAATAA